One Salmo trutta chromosome 24, fSalTru1.1, whole genome shotgun sequence genomic region harbors:
- the LOC115161006 gene encoding calcium/calmodulin-dependent 3',5'-cyclic nucleotide phosphodiesterase 1A isoform X2, whose protein sequence is MEEYVTIKRKLLHRPVFRLRCLVKQLDKGEVNVVDLRKNIEYAASVLEAVYIDETRRLLDTEDELSDIQTDSVPMEVRDWLASTFTRKMGVVRRRPEEKPRFKSIVHAVQAGIFVERMYRRTSNMAGLTYPPAAIAALKDVDNWSFDVFVLHEASSEHALKFLVYELLTRYDLINRFRIPVSSLVSFVEALEVGYSKHRNPYHNLIHAADVTQTAHYLMLHTGIMHWLTELDILAMVFAAAIHDFEHTGTTNNFHIQTRSEVAVLYNDRSVLENHHVSAAYRLMQEDEMNILINLSKDDWRELRTLVIEMVMSTDMSCHFQQIKSMRNALQQPEGVDKAKALSLMLHAADISHPAKAWKLHYRWTQALMEEFFRQGDKEVELGLPFSPLCDRKATMIAQSQIGFIDFIVEPTFSVLVDTTEKIITPLIEDTLKSHDTGVRRSSLTGSGSVTVVESVQKHSGRGSSQGVDQGLTTDYSLTGIDLKQVRHTLAEVIQHNKDRWKELSVQELASKERAELNTDPEEMEESQMKTEVTLTHTSPERHSQELQSEPFNELMNNTNSNNSSQEDSELDHHPHSSLSPCEDKETTSPGSISPEHLPWNGAGPGAVLESGEQSLQSP, encoded by the exons ATTGAGATGCCTGGTGAAGCAGCTAGACAAAGGAGAAGTGAATGTGGTGGACCTGAGGAAGAATATAGAGTATGCAGCCTCTGTTTTAGAGGCAGTCTATATTGATGAAACCAG GCGTCTTCTGGACACTGAGGATGAGCTCAGTGACATCCAGACGGACTCTGTCCCAATGGAGGTGCGGGATTGGCTGGCCTCGACCTTCACCAGGAAGATGGGTGTGGTCAGGAGACGACCCGAGGAGAAACCACGGTTCAAGAGCATCGTGCATGCCGTGCAGGCTGGCATCTTTGTCGAGAG GATGTACAGACGGACATCTAACATGGCTGGGCTGACGTACCCTCCAGCTGCCATCGCTGCTTTGAAG GATGTAGATAACTGGTCCTTTGATGTGTTTGTGCTCCACGAGGCCAGCAGTGAACACGCATTAAAGTTCCTGGTGTACGAACTGCTCACCCGATATGACCTGATCAACCGCTTCAGG ATACCAGTGTCATCTCTGGTGTCCTTCGTAGAGGCTCTAGAGGTGGGCTACAGCAAACACAGAAACCCCTACCACAACCTGATCCATGCTGCCGACGTCACACAGACAGCACACTATCTGATGCTCCACACTGGCATCATG cacTGGCTCACTGAACTGGACATTCTAGCCATGGTGTTTGCTGCCGCTATCCATGACTTTGAACACACTGGGACAACCAACAACTTTCACATTCAGACCAG GTCAGAGGTGGCCGTCCTGTACAACGACCGGTCAGTCCTGGAGAACCACCATGTCAGTGCTGCGTACAGACTTATGCAAGAGGATGAGATGAACATACTGATCAACCTGTCAAAAGATGACTGGCG agAGCTGCGGACCCTGGTGATTGAGATGGTGATGAGTACAGACATGTCCTGCCATTTCCAGCAGATCAAAAGCATGAGGAACGCCCTGCAGCAGCCTGAGGG AGTAGACAAGGCTAAAGCCCTATCTCTGATGCTGCATGCAGCTGACATCAGCCACCCAGCCAAGGCCTGGAAGCTGCACTACCGATGGACACAGGCCCTGATGGAGGAGTTCTTCAGACAG GGCGATAAAGAGGTTGAGTTAGGGCTGCcattctctcctctgtgtgatcgTAAAGCTACCATGATCGCACAGTCACAAATAG GGTTCATTGACTTCATAGTGGAACCCACATTCTCTGTGTTGGTGGACACGACAGAGAAGATCATTACCCCTCTAATAGAGGATACCTTAAAGTCACATGACACTGGCGTCCGCAGGTCAAG TTTGACGGGTAGTGGGTCGGTGACGGTGGTGGAGTCAGTCCAGAAACATAGTGGCCGAGGATCCAGCCAGGGGGTTGACCAGGGGCTCACTACAGACTATAGCCTGACTGGCATCGACCTGAAACAGGTCAGACACACATTGGCAGAGGTCATCCAACACAACAAAGACCGATGGAAGGAGCTCTCTGTACAAG AGTTGGCGAGTAAAGAGCGAGCTGAGTTGAACACTGAcccagaggagatggaggagtcCCAGATGAAAACAGAGGTTACGTTGACTCACACCAGCCCTGAGAGACACAGCCAGGAGCTCCAATCAGAGCCCTTCAATGAACTGATGAACAACACAAACTCCAATAACTCTTCCCAGGAGGACTCAGAGCTGGACCACCATCCTCACAGTTCTCTGTCCCCGTGTGAAGATAAAGAGACAACATCACCTGGCTCCATCTCTCCTGAACACCTACCATGGAACG GAGCAGGCCCTGGGGCAGTCCTTGAGTCAGGGGAGCAGTCTCTTCAGAGCCCTTGA
- the LOC115161007 gene encoding protein phosphatase 1 regulatory subunit 1C, translated as MEPNMEPNMEPNSSKKIQFSVPVFQSQLDPQASEHIRKRRPTPATHAIYLPPDLTAADDKQTTSHQGETQSAGTSPAQRKHSVYTPPSMKDCCRGHGEDRDSLPPTRLAKSHTDTLALAEELSAALPRLADTPRRKDTPYQHQPPFTPGVKLLKSKSKISFPEEEEKEAEEEEDAKKK; from the exons ATGGAGCCCAACATGGAGCCCAACATGGAGCCCAACAGTTCTAAGAAGATCCAGTTTTCTGTACCTGTCTTTCAGAGTCAGCTGGACCCTCAGGCATCAGAGCAC ATCCGTAAGAGGAGACCTACACCAGCCACCCATGCCATCTATCTTCCACCAGACCTAACTGCAGCAG ATGACAAGCAGACAACAAGTCATCAAGGAGAG ACCCAGAGTGCAGGGACATCTCCCGCTCAGAGAAAACACAGCGTCTACACTCCGCCCTCCATGAAAG ACTGCTGTAGAGGCCATGGTGAGGACAGAGACAGCCTGCCTCCTACCAGACTGGCCAAGTCTCACACAGACACGCTGGCCCTAGCAGAGGAGCTATCAGCGGCCCTGCCACGACTGGCAGACACACCGAGGCGCAAAGACACCCCCTACCAGCACCAGCCTCCCTTCACTCCAG GGGTCAAGCTGCTCAAGAGCAAATCAAAGATCTCCTTccctgaggaggaagagaaggaggcgGAGGAGGAAGAAGATGCCAAGAAGAAGTAG
- the LOC115161006 gene encoding calcium/calmodulin-dependent 3',5'-cyclic nucleotide phosphodiesterase 1A isoform X1 produces MDLDLDELCTYTDGMDNSSLKYPKTEQTEKMWMRLKGMQKYKNTSQRLRCLVKQLDKGEVNVVDLRKNIEYAASVLEAVYIDETRRLLDTEDELSDIQTDSVPMEVRDWLASTFTRKMGVVRRRPEEKPRFKSIVHAVQAGIFVERMYRRTSNMAGLTYPPAAIAALKDVDNWSFDVFVLHEASSEHALKFLVYELLTRYDLINRFRIPVSSLVSFVEALEVGYSKHRNPYHNLIHAADVTQTAHYLMLHTGIMHWLTELDILAMVFAAAIHDFEHTGTTNNFHIQTRSEVAVLYNDRSVLENHHVSAAYRLMQEDEMNILINLSKDDWRELRTLVIEMVMSTDMSCHFQQIKSMRNALQQPEGVDKAKALSLMLHAADISHPAKAWKLHYRWTQALMEEFFRQGDKEVELGLPFSPLCDRKATMIAQSQIGFIDFIVEPTFSVLVDTTEKIITPLIEDTLKSHDTGVRRSSLTGSGSVTVVESVQKHSGRGSSQGVDQGLTTDYSLTGIDLKQVRHTLAEVIQHNKDRWKELSVQELASKERAELNTDPEEMEESQMKTEVTLTHTSPERHSQELQSEPFNELMNNTNSNNSSQEDSELDHHPHSSLSPCEDKETTSPGSISPEHLPWNGAGPGAVLESGEQSLQSP; encoded by the exons ATTGAGATGCCTGGTGAAGCAGCTAGACAAAGGAGAAGTGAATGTGGTGGACCTGAGGAAGAATATAGAGTATGCAGCCTCTGTTTTAGAGGCAGTCTATATTGATGAAACCAG GCGTCTTCTGGACACTGAGGATGAGCTCAGTGACATCCAGACGGACTCTGTCCCAATGGAGGTGCGGGATTGGCTGGCCTCGACCTTCACCAGGAAGATGGGTGTGGTCAGGAGACGACCCGAGGAGAAACCACGGTTCAAGAGCATCGTGCATGCCGTGCAGGCTGGCATCTTTGTCGAGAG GATGTACAGACGGACATCTAACATGGCTGGGCTGACGTACCCTCCAGCTGCCATCGCTGCTTTGAAG GATGTAGATAACTGGTCCTTTGATGTGTTTGTGCTCCACGAGGCCAGCAGTGAACACGCATTAAAGTTCCTGGTGTACGAACTGCTCACCCGATATGACCTGATCAACCGCTTCAGG ATACCAGTGTCATCTCTGGTGTCCTTCGTAGAGGCTCTAGAGGTGGGCTACAGCAAACACAGAAACCCCTACCACAACCTGATCCATGCTGCCGACGTCACACAGACAGCACACTATCTGATGCTCCACACTGGCATCATG cacTGGCTCACTGAACTGGACATTCTAGCCATGGTGTTTGCTGCCGCTATCCATGACTTTGAACACACTGGGACAACCAACAACTTTCACATTCAGACCAG GTCAGAGGTGGCCGTCCTGTACAACGACCGGTCAGTCCTGGAGAACCACCATGTCAGTGCTGCGTACAGACTTATGCAAGAGGATGAGATGAACATACTGATCAACCTGTCAAAAGATGACTGGCG agAGCTGCGGACCCTGGTGATTGAGATGGTGATGAGTACAGACATGTCCTGCCATTTCCAGCAGATCAAAAGCATGAGGAACGCCCTGCAGCAGCCTGAGGG AGTAGACAAGGCTAAAGCCCTATCTCTGATGCTGCATGCAGCTGACATCAGCCACCCAGCCAAGGCCTGGAAGCTGCACTACCGATGGACACAGGCCCTGATGGAGGAGTTCTTCAGACAG GGCGATAAAGAGGTTGAGTTAGGGCTGCcattctctcctctgtgtgatcgTAAAGCTACCATGATCGCACAGTCACAAATAG GGTTCATTGACTTCATAGTGGAACCCACATTCTCTGTGTTGGTGGACACGACAGAGAAGATCATTACCCCTCTAATAGAGGATACCTTAAAGTCACATGACACTGGCGTCCGCAGGTCAAG TTTGACGGGTAGTGGGTCGGTGACGGTGGTGGAGTCAGTCCAGAAACATAGTGGCCGAGGATCCAGCCAGGGGGTTGACCAGGGGCTCACTACAGACTATAGCCTGACTGGCATCGACCTGAAACAGGTCAGACACACATTGGCAGAGGTCATCCAACACAACAAAGACCGATGGAAGGAGCTCTCTGTACAAG AGTTGGCGAGTAAAGAGCGAGCTGAGTTGAACACTGAcccagaggagatggaggagtcCCAGATGAAAACAGAGGTTACGTTGACTCACACCAGCCCTGAGAGACACAGCCAGGAGCTCCAATCAGAGCCCTTCAATGAACTGATGAACAACACAAACTCCAATAACTCTTCCCAGGAGGACTCAGAGCTGGACCACCATCCTCACAGTTCTCTGTCCCCGTGTGAAGATAAAGAGACAACATCACCTGGCTCCATCTCTCCTGAACACCTACCATGGAACG GAGCAGGCCCTGGGGCAGTCCTTGAGTCAGGGGAGCAGTCTCTTCAGAGCCCTTGA